The Pleuronectes platessa chromosome 10, fPlePla1.1, whole genome shotgun sequence genome contains a region encoding:
- the LOC128450178 gene encoding sialic acid-binding Ig-like lectin 14 has translation MFVFIWATLLFSLRFSDAETGSSVWGKTSCPLTDYCITLVEGEITAEAGICVVIPCSFTVPEDIKVLHIVWFKCESTEGNCGDGDMIFNSNTFSDQVQSEFKGRVSLLESDVSQKNCSIIINDLKESDSGEYKHRVEALPVAGSGTFSQTATVSVKGLSQRPTVMIPPLTEGQLTTLTCTAPGLCSGSEPTFTWRWRGRGESDADLTGNITAFKTENVAAFAKRSSSTLSFSPSAEHHGTNITCTVLFQAHVSTEETATLSVSCE, from the exons atgtttgttttcatctgggcgactctgcttttctctctgagattcAGCGATGCTGAGACAg GTTCTTCAGTGTGGGGGAAAACAAGTTGTCCGTTGACGGATTACTGTATCACTCTAGTTGAAGGAGAAATAACAGCGGAGGCCGGAATCTGTGTTGTGATACCATGCTCCTTCACTGTTCCTGAGGATATCAAAGTCTTACATatagtttggtttaaatgtgaATCGACTGAAGGGAACTgtggtgatggagacatgatttTCAACAGTAACACCTTCAGCGATCAGGTTCAGTCGGAGTTTAAAGGACGAGTGTCACTGCTGGAGTCTGATGTGAGccagaaaaactgcagcatcatcatcaatgACCTGAAGGAGTCGGACTCTGGAGAATATAAACACAGAGTTGAAGCTTTACCGGTGGCAGGTTCAGGAACATTCTCCCAAACAGCAACTGTCTCTGTTAAAG GTCTGAGTCAGAGGCCCACAGTGATGATTCCACCTCTGACGGAAGGACAGCTGACCACACTGACCTGCACTGCTCCTGGTCTCTGCTCTGGATCTGAACCTACATTCACCTGGAggtggcgaggaagaggagagagcgacGCTGACCTCACAGGAAACATCACGGCCTTCAAAACTGAGAACGTGGCTGCGTTCGCTAAGAGAAGCAGCTCGACTCTGTCCTTCTCcccttcagctgaacatcacggAACCAACATCACCTGCACGGTCCTCTTCCAAGCACAcgtgagcacagaggagacggcGACTCTGAGTGTGAGCTGTGAGTAG